The following are from one region of the Sandaracinus amylolyticus genome:
- a CDS encoding penicillin-insensitive murein endopeptidase: MRARAALGVALVIVALALAPLGARADLEPIAYTVLRGDTAMRIASRHGLTLAQLGALNEGQNLDRLRAGQSLVVGHGHAIRHRVRARETVAMICERYGISRVELARWNEGLDEDHLPVDRELRLWARRDDPPSQSVGRPDRGELVHGVTIPSHPAYVVRDPERAWVARHVAEHLARGFDAVLAIDANAPRVQIRDASLPSGGRLRRHRSHQSGRDVDLAYYQRRCPSGLCSRRWMRPDALDARLQWALIEPWLRADVVEYVFVDHELQEPLWQAARDAGATREELSRWFQWPRAAHVRTGVIRHVPRHAEHLHVRFACASSDETCVPSVRDSD; the protein is encoded by the coding sequence ATGCGCGCCCGTGCTGCCCTCGGCGTCGCGCTCGTGATCGTCGCGCTCGCGCTCGCTCCGCTCGGTGCACGCGCCGACCTCGAGCCGATCGCGTACACCGTCCTCCGCGGCGACACCGCGATGCGCATCGCGTCGCGCCACGGGCTCACGCTCGCGCAGCTCGGCGCGCTCAACGAGGGACAGAACCTCGACCGACTGCGCGCCGGACAGTCGCTCGTCGTCGGGCACGGGCACGCGATCCGTCATCGGGTGCGAGCGCGCGAGACCGTCGCGATGATCTGCGAGCGCTACGGGATCTCGCGCGTCGAGCTCGCACGGTGGAACGAGGGTCTCGACGAGGACCACCTGCCCGTCGATCGCGAGCTCCGCCTCTGGGCGCGCCGCGACGATCCCCCGAGCCAGTCGGTGGGGCGCCCCGATCGCGGCGAGCTCGTCCACGGCGTCACGATCCCCTCGCATCCCGCGTACGTCGTGCGCGATCCCGAGCGCGCCTGGGTCGCCCGCCACGTGGCCGAGCACCTCGCGCGCGGCTTCGACGCGGTGCTCGCCATCGATGCGAACGCCCCGCGCGTGCAGATCCGCGACGCCAGCCTTCCCTCGGGCGGGCGGCTGCGTCGTCACCGCAGCCATCAGAGCGGCCGCGACGTCGACCTCGCGTACTACCAGCGTCGCTGTCCCAGCGGGCTCTGCAGCCGGCGCTGGATGCGCCCCGACGCGCTCGACGCGCGCCTGCAGTGGGCGCTGATCGAGCCGTGGCTGCGCGCCGACGTCGTCGAGTACGTGTTCGTCGATCACGAGCTCCAGGAGCCGCTGTGGCAGGCCGCGCGCGACGCCGGCGCGACCCGCGAGGAGCTCTCGCGATGGTTCCAGTGGCCACGCGCCGCCCACGTCCGCACCGGCGTGATCCGACACGTGCCGCGACACGCCGAGCACCTGCACGTGCGGTTCGCGTGCGCGTCGAGCGACGAGACCTGCGTGCCGAGCGTGCGCGACAGCGACTGA
- a CDS encoding polyprenyl synthetase family protein produces MPTAVAARMDGTETGRAEVLRRLEAICGDRDLASLGRRLEDLASLVHADMASLERDLAVPSGPRAIHAGASHLLALGGKRLRPMCVALASRVGTGFDARGRALAVAVELVHNATLLHDDVVDLGDTRRGAPTTRAVWGNAVSIFAGDWLLVDALRRVRAVNVPGTLERLLDVIDEMIQAESLQLERRGRLETGRETWERVVEGKTAALFRWAMFAGARAGGLDERGVSALEEYGLHLGVAFQAIDDLLDLSGDQRATGKALFTDLREGKMTYPLILAMERDRAAEPLLRAVIADEGGDEQARFDEIVAVLERTGALHDCRTLAETHAQRAIDALAVLPQGKPTEALVTVAEATVARRS; encoded by the coding sequence ATGCCGACTGCCGTCGCGGCTCGAATGGACGGGACGGAGACCGGTCGCGCCGAGGTGCTGCGCCGACTCGAGGCCATCTGCGGGGATCGCGACCTCGCGTCGCTGGGGCGTCGCCTCGAGGACCTCGCGAGCCTGGTGCACGCGGACATGGCCTCGCTCGAGCGCGACCTCGCGGTGCCCTCGGGGCCGCGTGCGATCCACGCCGGGGCTTCGCACCTGCTCGCGCTCGGGGGCAAGCGGCTCCGGCCGATGTGCGTCGCGCTCGCGTCGCGGGTCGGCACCGGGTTCGACGCGCGCGGGCGTGCGCTCGCGGTCGCGGTCGAGCTCGTGCACAACGCGACGCTGCTCCACGACGACGTGGTCGACCTCGGCGACACCCGTCGCGGCGCCCCGACGACCCGCGCGGTGTGGGGCAACGCGGTGAGCATCTTCGCGGGCGACTGGCTGCTCGTGGACGCGCTGCGCCGGGTGCGCGCGGTCAACGTGCCGGGGACGCTCGAGCGGCTGCTCGACGTGATCGACGAGATGATCCAGGCCGAGTCGCTGCAGCTCGAGCGACGCGGTCGTCTCGAGACCGGACGCGAGACCTGGGAGCGCGTGGTCGAGGGCAAGACCGCAGCGCTGTTCCGCTGGGCGATGTTCGCGGGCGCGCGCGCCGGCGGGCTCGACGAGCGCGGCGTGAGCGCGCTCGAGGAGTACGGCCTGCACCTCGGCGTCGCGTTCCAGGCGATCGACGACCTGCTCGATCTCAGCGGCGATCAGCGCGCGACCGGCAAGGCGCTCTTCACCGATCTGCGCGAGGGCAAGATGACCTACCCGCTCATCCTCGCGATGGAGCGCGATCGCGCGGCCGAGCCGCTGCTGCGCGCGGTGATCGCCGACGAGGGCGGCGACGAGCAGGCGCGCTTCGACGAGATCGTCGCGGTGCTCGAGCGCACCGGCGCGCTCCACGACTGTCGCACGCTCGCCGAGACCCACGCGCAGCGCGCGATCGACGCGCTCGCGGTGCTCCCCCAGGGCAAGCCCACCGAGGCGCTCGTGACGGTCGCGGAAGCGACGGTCGCGCGGCGCTCGTGA
- the ubiE gene encoding bifunctional demethylmenaquinone methyltransferase/2-methoxy-6-polyprenyl-1,4-benzoquinol methylase UbiE: protein MGQEALTTVRPGSGEFFDAIAKRYDLLNRIISLGIDQGWRIKTVRSLGLAPGMRVLDLATGTGDLAIMTARRSPGVDVVGIDPSREMLAIGRTKVSKGGLDTRVTLLEGDAQQIAQPDDCFDAITIAFGIRNVPDRDRALREMVRVGKPGARVAILELGEPRSGILGPLARFHVHVVVPTIGALLSGAKEYRYLQTSIAAFPEPERFAQQMRDAGMADVKVHPLTFGVCHLYTGRVPEGAR, encoded by the coding sequence ATGGGACAAGAAGCCCTCACGACCGTGCGCCCGGGATCGGGCGAGTTCTTCGACGCGATCGCGAAGCGCTACGACCTGCTGAACCGGATCATCTCGCTCGGGATCGATCAGGGCTGGCGCATCAAGACGGTGCGCTCGCTCGGGCTGGCGCCGGGGATGCGCGTGCTCGATCTCGCGACCGGCACCGGGGACCTCGCGATCATGACCGCACGCCGCAGCCCCGGGGTCGACGTGGTCGGCATCGATCCGTCGCGCGAGATGCTCGCGATCGGTCGGACGAAGGTGAGCAAGGGCGGGCTCGACACGCGCGTGACCCTGCTCGAGGGCGACGCCCAGCAGATCGCCCAGCCCGACGATTGCTTCGACGCGATCACGATCGCGTTCGGCATCCGCAACGTGCCCGATCGCGATCGCGCGCTGCGCGAGATGGTGCGCGTCGGAAAGCCGGGCGCGCGCGTGGCGATCCTCGAGCTCGGCGAGCCGCGCAGCGGGATCCTCGGGCCCCTCGCGCGCTTCCACGTGCACGTGGTGGTGCCGACGATCGGCGCGCTGCTCTCGGGCGCGAAGGAGTACCGGTACCTCCAGACGTCGATCGCGGCGTTCCCCGAGCCCGAGCGGTTCGCGCAGCAGATGCGCGACGCGGGCATGGCCGACGTGAAGGTGCATCCGCTGACGTTCGGCGTCTGTCACCTCTACACGGGTCGTGTGCCGGAGGGCGCGCGGTGA
- a CDS encoding isochorismate synthase — MSAPAHALRNDEGSSYAETRAPRVASIESARAFLRATLLEVPHEGVLAITVPAPVAPVEAPLRALRKGTTWVFAPSEGVSVAAIGVAREARASGETRFVEARAACEAMLGHVVHRVDAGALTIPVRAFVGFAFAAGTACATPWEAFGDALVTLPRWTYASDGTRASLTLVIDIARGIDERLAIAELEAAYGAIETARREPSAAATIVRADHLDAARWARSIEAIRSAIERGDARKIVAARRSVITTNNDIEPLDVLTRLGETRGPTTRFMARVGSATFLGATPEHLFVQRGTRIATEALAGSIAADAERGSERLVASAKDREEHAYVVRHIVERLAPLCARVAHPDAPQVRRLPTVMHLRTPIEAELAKPTHPIDVIAALHPTPAVGGTPVEHAVPWIVQHETERGWYGAPFGWIDARGDAEFVVALRCGVIQGARAWLWAGGGIVEGSDAQAEWDETALKMRPMLRALGAVR; from the coding sequence GTGAGCGCCCCGGCGCACGCGCTCCGCAACGACGAGGGATCGTCGTACGCGGAGACGCGCGCACCGCGCGTGGCGTCGATCGAGTCGGCGCGCGCGTTCCTGCGCGCGACGTTGCTCGAGGTGCCGCACGAAGGCGTGCTCGCGATCACGGTGCCCGCACCGGTCGCGCCGGTCGAGGCCCCGCTGCGCGCGCTGCGCAAGGGCACGACCTGGGTGTTCGCGCCGAGCGAAGGCGTGAGCGTCGCGGCGATCGGTGTGGCGCGCGAGGCGCGGGCGAGCGGTGAGACGCGGTTCGTCGAGGCGCGTGCGGCGTGCGAGGCGATGCTCGGTCACGTCGTGCATCGCGTCGATGCGGGCGCGCTCACGATCCCGGTGCGCGCGTTCGTCGGCTTCGCGTTCGCGGCCGGCACCGCGTGCGCGACCCCGTGGGAAGCGTTCGGCGATGCGCTGGTGACGTTGCCGCGCTGGACGTACGCGAGCGACGGGACGCGCGCGTCGTTGACGCTCGTGATCGACATCGCGCGCGGCATCGACGAGCGGCTCGCGATCGCCGAGCTCGAAGCGGCGTACGGCGCGATCGAGACCGCGCGGCGCGAGCCCAGCGCTGCGGCGACCATCGTGCGCGCCGATCACCTCGACGCGGCGCGCTGGGCGCGCTCGATCGAGGCGATCCGCAGCGCGATCGAGCGCGGTGATGCGCGCAAGATCGTCGCGGCGCGCCGCAGCGTGATCACCACGAACAACGACATCGAGCCGCTCGACGTGCTGACGCGGCTCGGCGAGACCCGCGGTCCGACCACGCGCTTCATGGCGCGGGTGGGCAGCGCGACGTTCCTCGGCGCCACGCCCGAGCATCTCTTCGTGCAGCGCGGCACCCGCATCGCGACCGAGGCCCTCGCGGGATCGATCGCGGCGGACGCCGAGCGCGGCAGTGAGCGGCTCGTCGCGAGCGCGAAGGATCGCGAGGAGCACGCGTACGTCGTGCGCCACATCGTCGAGCGCCTCGCGCCGCTGTGCGCGCGCGTGGCCCATCCCGATGCGCCTCAGGTGCGTCGGCTCCCGACGGTCATGCACCTGCGCACGCCGATCGAGGCCGAGCTCGCGAAGCCGACCCATCCGATCGACGTGATCGCGGCGCTGCATCCCACGCCCGCGGTCGGCGGCACGCCGGTCGAGCACGCGGTGCCGTGGATCGTGCAGCACGAGACCGAGCGCGGCTGGTACGGCGCGCCCTTCGGATGGATCGATGCGCGTGGTGACGCGGAGTTCGTGGTCGCGCTGCGCTGTGGCGTGATCCAGGGCGCACGCGCGTGGCTCTGGGCGGGCGGCGGCATCGTCGAGGGCTCGGATGCGCAAGCCGAGTGGGACGAGACCGCGCTCAAGATGCGCCCGATGCTGCGGGCGTTGGGAGCCGTGAGGTGA
- the menD gene encoding 2-succinyl-5-enolpyruvyl-6-hydroxy-3-cyclohexene-1-carboxylic-acid synthase has product MNDLGAPATLLGEWARIVASSLVESGVREVVISPGSRSTPFVIAISAREEVRIVDVLDERSAAFVALGMARASARPVALLCTSGTAPAHWYPAIIEASLSDIPLVCLSADRPFEHAHCGAAQTIDQIALFGSHVRFFAEVGAPDPTESALFGLRRTVAQAVARSRDPRPGPVHLNLRARKPLEPRAPETSSELALRARVDRVLATPLTRAASCDVVPAIDEAVALLARARRPWIVAGPMPAHDRAARDATLAIARTTGAPLFAESTSQLRFTARDRVVALDALDLALRVGGDDDLPDVILQLGATPTSGAYERFVARHPEIARIVAGASDWTDPHGSARVMLLGDRGATLRALSSALPVLELDTAWKERWAMRDRRAWHAIEAHVEQSAVLGEGTVARATVRALPRGAYLSIGNSLPIRTIDRYVRGGENDLAVLCQRGANGIDGLVSGAIGASIATGTPGALMLGDLSLLHDLGGLASARLVSAPLAIVVVQNAGGRIFEQLPVASVAPWAMTHFTHEDQGRPDLAHAAALFGLGFARVSDAPSLHAALERALVHEGVTIIEAIVPPHGAREADADVERRLRELEA; this is encoded by the coding sequence GTGAACGACCTCGGCGCCCCCGCCACGCTGCTCGGCGAGTGGGCGCGCATCGTCGCGAGCTCGCTCGTCGAGAGCGGCGTGCGCGAGGTCGTGATCTCGCCGGGGTCGCGATCGACGCCCTTCGTGATCGCGATCTCGGCGCGCGAAGAGGTGCGCATCGTCGACGTGCTCGACGAGCGCAGCGCGGCGTTCGTCGCGCTCGGGATGGCGCGCGCCAGCGCGCGTCCGGTCGCGCTCTTGTGCACGTCGGGCACCGCACCGGCGCACTGGTACCCCGCGATCATCGAGGCGTCGCTGAGCGACATCCCGCTCGTGTGCCTGAGCGCCGATCGTCCGTTCGAGCACGCGCACTGCGGTGCCGCGCAGACGATCGATCAGATCGCGCTCTTCGGATCGCACGTGCGCTTCTTCGCGGAGGTCGGCGCGCCCGACCCGACCGAGAGCGCGCTCTTCGGGCTGCGTCGCACGGTGGCCCAGGCGGTCGCGAGGTCGCGCGACCCGCGCCCCGGTCCGGTGCACCTGAACCTGCGCGCCCGCAAGCCCCTCGAGCCCCGGGCGCCCGAGACCTCGAGCGAGCTCGCGTTGCGGGCTCGCGTCGATCGAGTGCTCGCGACGCCGCTCACCCGCGCCGCGTCGTGCGACGTCGTGCCCGCGATCGACGAGGCCGTCGCGCTGCTCGCGCGTGCACGCCGGCCCTGGATCGTCGCCGGTCCGATGCCGGCCCACGATCGTGCCGCGCGCGACGCGACGCTCGCGATCGCGCGCACCACCGGCGCGCCGCTCTTCGCGGAGTCGACCAGCCAGCTGCGCTTCACTGCGCGTGATCGTGTGGTCGCGCTCGACGCGCTCGATCTCGCGCTGCGGGTCGGCGGCGACGACGATCTGCCCGACGTGATCCTGCAGCTCGGCGCGACGCCGACCTCGGGCGCCTACGAGCGCTTCGTCGCACGTCATCCCGAGATCGCGCGCATCGTCGCGGGCGCGAGCGACTGGACCGATCCCCACGGCAGCGCGCGCGTGATGTTGCTCGGCGATCGCGGCGCGACGCTGCGCGCGTTGTCCTCGGCGCTCCCGGTGCTCGAGCTCGACACCGCGTGGAAGGAGCGCTGGGCGATGCGCGATCGACGCGCGTGGCACGCGATCGAGGCCCATGTCGAGCAGAGCGCGGTGCTCGGCGAGGGCACGGTTGCGCGCGCAACCGTGCGCGCCCTCCCCCGCGGCGCGTATCTCTCGATCGGCAACTCGCTGCCCATCCGCACGATCGATCGCTACGTGCGGGGCGGCGAGAACGACCTCGCGGTGCTCTGTCAGCGCGGCGCGAACGGCATCGACGGCCTGGTCTCGGGCGCGATCGGCGCGTCGATCGCGACCGGCACGCCGGGTGCGCTGATGCTCGGTGATCTCTCGCTGCTCCACGATCTCGGTGGGCTCGCGAGCGCGCGGCTGGTGTCGGCGCCGCTCGCGATCGTCGTCGTGCAGAACGCCGGTGGGCGCATCTTCGAGCAGCTGCCGGTCGCGAGCGTCGCGCCGTGGGCGATGACCCACTTCACCCACGAAGATCAGGGTCGTCCCGATCTCGCGCACGCGGCCGCGCTCTTCGGTCTCGGCTTCGCACGTGTGAGCGACGCACCTTCGCTGCACGCGGCGCTCGAGCGCGCGCTGGTGCACGAGGGCGTGACGATCATCGAAGCGATCGTGCCGCCCCACGGAGCTCGCGAGGCCGACGCCGACGTCGAGCGGCGCTTGCGCGAGCTCGAAGCATGA
- a CDS encoding alpha/beta fold hydrolase: protein MTARFVFLHGFTGSPASWEPVLAHLPDQLAVALPILGHAGSTSAARTWDEEIDRLAGSITAPVHLVGYSLGGRIALAIALRRREMIARLTLIGASPGIEDDRERAARRDADDTRASMLERDGIEAFVDAWEREPIFATQHALPDRVRAQHRRIRLAQRAADLATSLRVLGQGAMPNLWPALGALDVPTRLVVGSEDTKLRAIATRMLERLPRATLHVVGGAGHDVGLERPDALAAILLQESET, encoded by the coding sequence ATGACCGCGCGCTTCGTCTTCCTTCACGGGTTCACCGGCTCGCCTGCGAGCTGGGAGCCGGTGCTCGCGCACCTGCCCGACCAGCTCGCCGTCGCGCTCCCGATCCTCGGTCACGCCGGATCGACGAGCGCTGCGCGCACCTGGGACGAGGAGATCGATCGGCTCGCGGGGTCGATCACGGCGCCGGTGCACCTCGTCGGGTACTCGCTCGGTGGTCGCATCGCGCTCGCGATCGCGCTCCGTCGTCGCGAGATGATCGCGCGGCTCACGCTGATCGGCGCGAGCCCGGGCATCGAGGACGACCGCGAGCGCGCAGCTCGACGCGATGCCGACGACACGCGCGCCTCGATGCTCGAGCGCGACGGAATCGAAGCGTTCGTCGATGCCTGGGAGCGCGAGCCGATCTTCGCGACCCAACACGCGCTCCCCGACCGAGTGCGCGCCCAGCATCGCCGCATCCGCCTCGCCCAGCGCGCCGCCGATCTCGCGACGAGCCTGCGCGTGCTCGGCCAGGGCGCGATGCCGAACCTCTGGCCCGCGCTGGGCGCGCTCGACGTGCCCACCCGGCTCGTCGTCGGCAGCGAGGACACCAAGCTCCGCGCGATCGCGACGCGCATGCTCGAGCGCCTTCCGCGCGCGACGTTGCACGTGGTCGGTGGCGCCGGTCACGACGTCGGCCTCGAGCGCCCCGATGCGCTCGCCGCGATCCTGCTCCAGGAGTCCGAGACATGA
- a CDS encoding 1,4-dihydroxy-2-naphthoate polyprenyltransferase, which produces MTTTTASAPNVQPGSMRAWLLASRPATLTAAFVPVAVGTACAAAMNGLRWDTALAALLGAFGIQIGTNFANDVFDAEKGADTEERLGPTRAVQAGLIDARAMRRGMILAFLFSTACGVYLVAQVGWPIVAIGIASILSGIAYTGGPYPLGYNGLGDVFVMIFFGFVAVCGTAFVQTGDVPAIAWWASVPVGAIATAILVVNNLRDRVTDVKAGKRTLAVRFGRTGAEIEYGLLILAAYATPIAMWLEGLSSPWVMLPVVTFPLAMRLFGEVRAREGGPLNATLAGTARLLLIYGVLFAVGIALG; this is translated from the coding sequence ATGACGACCACCACCGCGTCCGCTCCGAACGTGCAGCCGGGATCGATGCGCGCTTGGCTGCTCGCGTCGCGCCCCGCGACGCTCACCGCCGCGTTCGTGCCGGTCGCGGTGGGCACCGCGTGCGCCGCCGCGATGAACGGCCTGCGCTGGGACACCGCGCTCGCCGCGCTGCTCGGCGCGTTCGGGATCCAGATCGGGACCAACTTCGCGAACGACGTGTTCGACGCCGAGAAGGGCGCCGACACCGAAGAGCGGCTCGGGCCCACGCGCGCCGTGCAGGCCGGGCTCATCGACGCGCGTGCGATGCGGCGCGGGATGATCCTCGCGTTCCTGTTCTCGACCGCGTGCGGCGTGTACCTCGTGGCGCAGGTCGGCTGGCCGATCGTCGCGATCGGCATCGCGTCGATCCTGAGCGGCATCGCGTACACCGGCGGGCCCTACCCGCTCGGCTACAACGGGCTCGGCGACGTCTTCGTGATGATCTTCTTCGGGTTCGTCGCGGTGTGCGGCACGGCCTTCGTGCAGACCGGCGACGTGCCCGCGATCGCGTGGTGGGCGAGCGTCCCCGTCGGTGCGATCGCGACCGCGATCCTCGTCGTGAACAACCTCCGGGATCGCGTCACCGACGTGAAGGCCGGCAAGCGCACGCTCGCGGTGCGCTTCGGGCGCACGGGCGCGGAGATCGAGTACGGGCTCCTGATCCTCGCCGCCTACGCGACGCCGATCGCGATGTGGCTCGAGGGACTCTCGTCGCCGTGGGTGATGCTCCCGGTCGTGACGTTCCCGCTCGCGATGCGCCTGTTCGGCGAGGTGCGCGCGCGAGAGGGCGGGCCGCTCAACGCGACGCTCGCGGGCACCGCGCGCCTGCTCCTGATCTACGGCGTGCTCTTCGCGGTCGGCATCGCGCTGGGCTGA